The Etheostoma spectabile isolate EspeVRDwgs_2016 chromosome 24, UIUC_Espe_1.0, whole genome shotgun sequence genome contains a region encoding:
- the LOC116674255 gene encoding neuronal acetylcholine receptor subunit alpha-2-like has protein sequence MELRGDLTRTSALYYCCWICIHSALAEDWTRVHTEDELFRRLFQGYSKWTRPARNIADVVIVKFGLSIAQLIDVDEKNQMMTTNVWLKQVWKSGGRRMDGL, from the exons ATGGAGCTGAGAGGAGACTTGACCCGGACTTCAGCGCTCTATTACTGCTGCTGGATCTGCATCCACTCCG CGCTGGCGGAGGACTGGACGCGTGTTCACACGGAGGACGAGCTCTTCAGGAGATTGTTTCAGGGCTACAGCAAGTGGACGCGTCCGGCCCGGAACATCGCCGACGTGGTCATCGTCAAGTTCGGCCTCTCCATCGCACAGCTGATAGACGTG GATGAGAAAAACCAGATGATGACGACCAACGTGTGGCTGAAACAGGTATGGAagagtggtggaagaa GAATGGACGGACTATAA